The region GTCGGCCCTGCAGGTCGTGCTCTTCTCGTTCTGAGCCGCGGGCGCGGCGGGGCCCACGGGCGTCGCGGCCGCTACTGCGAGAGCTCGCGGTCCAGGCGGTCGATCAGCGCCTCGAGCGAGATCTCGAACTCCTCGTCGCTGCGATCCTCGCTCAGCAGGGGGCGCAGACGAAGGACCTCCGGCGCGTCGTCGAGCGTGAGCTCGCCGTCAGCGTGCGGGATGGTCGCGTCGCCCTCGTCGAGCGGCTCCTCGACCGGACCGGTGTCAGCTCCCCGCACCGACGACTCGAGCAGCAGCTGCCCGAGCAGGAAGCTGCTGAAGAGGCGGTAGGTCGTGACGGCCTGCTGATCGCTGAAGCCCTGCTGCACAAGGGTGCTGAGCAGGGTCTCGACGACCTCGACGCTGCGCAGCGGCGGGCGCAGCCACGGTGCCGCCGGGTGCCGGGTCGCGACGAGCGGGAAGGCCTTCGGGTGCTCGATCGCGATGCGACGCACCCGATGCGCGAACATCTGGAGGAAGCCCTGCCAGTGCTCCGCGAGCTCGTCGTCGAGCTCTGCCGTCAGGTCGCCCATGAGCCGGTTCACGACGCCCTCGAGCAGATCCTCCTTGCCGTGCACGTAGCGATACAGCGCCATGGCCTCCACGCCCAGGTCCTGCGCTAGCGACCGCATGGTGAGGCCGTGCGGCCCTGATCGGTCGATGTGCGCGAGGGCGGCGTCGATGACCAGCTCTTGGCTCAGCCGCCGCGTGGGCGCGGCCGACGCCGGCTTGCTGGTCGATCGCTTCGTCATCCGTCTTCCCTCTCGGTGCGGTGGCCCGCGCTCGCGCCCAACGCTACGGTGGTTCACGTTACTGTGGTTTACGTTGTAAACCGATGGCTCACGACGACACCGTCACCCATCGATCCACGACCCGACCACGCTTGCGAGGAGCAGCCGTGCAGCGCACGAAGGAGACCGACGGCCTCATGACGCACCTGTCCGCCGCGATCTCGACGCGCGCGGACCGGGCGAGGCTGCGAGGCGCACGCCGCCAGGCGCCCGTGACGACGGAGTTCGAGATCCGCATCCTCCGCGAGGGCGACCGGAAGGTGCTCCACGCCGGTGCGGTCTCGTCGCTCGTCTCCACCGCCTTCCTCGAGGCGCTGTTCATGACGACGAACGACGCGACGCTGCAGCGCCTCGTGCCGAGGAACCCGCGCGCGCCGCTCTGGGTCATCGCGCGCGGCGTGCACCGCGACTTCGACGAGGCGGCGCTCGCGAGCTTCGCGAGCCGCATGGGCCGACCGGATCTCGCAGCTGCGCTCGGAGAGCCCATCGCCGACGGCACGGTCACGATCGAGGAGCGCTGGGTCGCGATCGGCGGCGGTGCGCCGCCGCTGCTCGAGCCGAGGCTGCGCTGCGGCGACGCATCCGTCGGGCACGAGCCGACGGGCGACCCCGACGATGACGGCACGGCTGGAGCCCGCCGCGACTGAGCTGAGCGCACGGGCTCGGTGCGGCCCGCGGCGAGGACGCGGCCCGGGAGCGCGCCGACGAGGGTGCGCTCGCGGAATCGCCAAGCCGACGCATCCGTTGCATCAGTCGTTGCGGTTCGGACGAGCGGGCGAGAGGGTGGCGGTGCGCGAGCAGGGGGAGCGGCGAGCGGCCGTCGTGGTCGTCGGCGCGGGTCAGGCCGGGCTCTCGGCCGGCTACCACCTGCAGCAGCGTGGCTTCGCGAGCGCGATCGACGAGCGGGAGGCCGAGCGCACCTTCGTCATGCTCGACGCGGATGCGGCACCCGGCGGCGCCTGGCAGCACCGGTGGGAGTCGCTGCGGATGTCGACGGTCAACGGGATCTTCGACCTGCCGGGCTTCCCGCAGCCGCCGATCGACCCGGCCGAGCCGAGCCGCACCGCGGTGCCGCGCTACTTCGCTGCCTTCGAGCGCGAGATGGCGCTGCCGATCCTGCGGCCCGTCGCCGTGCACGCGGTCGAGCGCGCCGACGACGACCCCGAGGGCGAGCTGCTGGTCGAGTCGAGCGGGGGCCGCTGGCGCACGCGGGCGATCATCAACGCGACCGGCACGTGGAACAACCCGGTGCTGCCGCACTACCCGGGCGCCGAGCGGTTCCTCGGTCGCCAGCTGCACACGCGCGACTACACGTCGGCCGTCGAGTTCGCCGGGCAGCGCGTGGCCGTCGTCGGGGGCGGCATCTCCGCCGTGCAGCTGCTCGAGGAGCTCTCGCGCGTCGCAGACACCCGCTGGTACACGCGCCGCGAGCCGGTCTTCCTCGAGGGCGACTTCGAGCCCGAGATCACGGGCCGCAAGGTGATCGAGCAGGTGACGGCCGATGCCGAGGCCGGCCGGCCGACCGGCAGCGTCGTCTCCTACACCGGCCTCATCTGGACGCCGTACGCCCGCGCGGCGAAGGCGCGCGGCGCGCTCGAGCGGCGGCCGATGTTCGTCTCGATCGAGCCGCATGGCGTTCGCGAAGCCGACGGCACCCTCACGACCGTCGACGCGATCCTCTGGGCGACGGGCTTCAAGGCCGACCTCGCGCACCTCGAGCCGCTGGCCTTGCGGAACGAGCTCGGCGCCGTGCAGGTGCGCGGCACCCGCGTCGTCGAGGAGCCGCGCGTGCACCTCATCGGCTTCGGCCCGAGCCAGTCGACGGTCGGTGCCAACCGCGCCGGCCGCGCGGCGGCGCGCGAGCTCGACCGGCTGCTCTCGCGGGCCGACGACCGGGCGCTCGCGGCTTCGGGCCAGCGGCGTAGCGTGGAGGCGTGAGCCTCGCCGACCGCCTCCTCAAACCGCCGCCGCGCATCGTCGCCGGCGAGCCGGGCACGGGCTGGCTGGGGCTGCTGACCTCCTGGGCGGCCGTCGGCTACGGCGCGGCCGCCGCGGCGAAGGCAGGCGGGCTCCTCATCTCCTTCGACGACGGCGCGTGCGGCATCCACTCGGCCACGGTCTGCCAGGTGGCCGGCTGGGGCGGCCTGCTCATGGGCGTCGTTGTGCTCGGCGTCGCGGCGCTGCTCTCCATCGTCGTCGCGCGCGGCTTCGGCCCGCCGACCACGTGGTGGGTGCTGCCGGTCATGCTCGGCGCGCTCGCGCTCGCGCCGTTCCAGGCCGCGCCGGGCGCGAGCATCGCGTGGGTCTGGCTGCTCGTCTCGGCGGCGGCCGCTGTCGCGGCGATCGCGCTCGCGAGCATGGTCGTGCGGCGGGGGAGGGCGGCGCTGTTCGGCTGGATCCGGCTCGACGGGCTCGACGCGCGCGAGGTGCCGCACCGGCCGCTCGACCAGCTCGTGGCGCCCGCCGCCGTCGCCGTCGCGACCGGCGGGGGCTTCTTCGCGGCCAACGTCGTGCGTCTGCTCTCGGAGGCTTGAGCGCCCGACGGCCTCACCGCATCCGTCGTGCCGTCGACCCGTCAGACGTCGACGTGCGGCTCGTCGAGCTCCGACTCGACGGGGGCGCGCTCGACGAGCTCGTGCACGCCCGCGAGCATCTCGTCGGGCCGGAACGGGTAGGTCTCGACGAGGGCGGCGTTCGAGATGCCCGTCATGACGAGCACGGTGTGGAGGCCCGCCTCCATGCCGGCGACGATGTCGGTGTCCATGCGGTCGCCGATCATGCCGGTGACCTCGGAGTGCGCGCCGATCTTGTTGAGCGCGGATCGGAACATCATCGGGTTGGGCTTGCCGACGATGTAGGGCACGCGGCCGGTCGCCTTCGTGATGAGCGCGTTGATCGCGCCGGTCGCGGGGAGGATGCCGGCCTCGCTCGGGCCGGTCGCGTCGGGATTGGTCGAGATGAAGCGGGCGCCGTCGGCGATGAGCCGGATCGCCTTCGTGATCGCCTCGAACGAGTAGGAGCGGGTCTCGCCCACGACGACGAAGTCGGGATCGGTGTCGGTCATCGTGAAGCCCGCGTCGTGCAGCGCGGTGATGAGGCCCGCCTCGCCGATCACGTAGGCCGAGCCGCCCGGCATCTGGTCGTGCAAGAAATCGGCGGTCGCGAGCGCGCTCGTCCAGATGCGCTCCTCGGGCACGACGAGGCCGGATGCGCGCAGGCGCGCTGAGAGGTCACGGGGCGTGAAGATCGAGTTGTTCGTGAGCACGAGGAACTCGACGCCCTGCGACTGCCACTGCTCGAGCAGCTCTTGCGCGCCCGGGAGCGGGTGCTCCTCCTTCACGAGCACGCCGTCCATGTCGGTGAGCCAGCACTCGATGTCTGCCCTGGTGCGCATGGAAACAGCGTACGGGCACAACTGTTGCGATTTCTCATCCTTCGAATTTGAAGCGACTTTGGACGATGCTGAGGTTTCGTCAAGCGAAACTCAGCCGCCCCTGCGGCTTTGAAACCGGTTACTTGAGTTCGACTCAATACGTTGAAGACATCCCACCGGAGGGCACCGTGCCGCCCAGCGAGAGCTGGCCGTGCTCCCGGTCACCCCTTCATTCCAACTCCGTCACGAGGAGCAGAATCCGCATGCGCACGCGCACTTTCGCAGCCCGACGCTCGTTCCGTGCCGTCGCCACTGCCATCGTGCTCGCGACCGCGGTGGTGCTCCCGCTGACGCCCCTCGCCCCGTCCGCAGCCGAGGCGTCGGCGACGAGCACCGCTCCCCAGCCGGTACCGCCGCCGGAGCCGACGGCGGCGCCCGAGCCCCCTGTCGCCTCTGTGGCAACGGAGCCGACGCCCGCTGCAAGGCCGACCCCCGAGCCGGCGCCGACGCCGACGCTCACGCCGACGCCCGCGCCGACGGCAGGTCGCGTGGCGCCCGCGCCCGCGTCCTCGGCCGCACCTGAGCTGGGTGGCGCCTCGCCGATGACAGCGACATCTGACGAAGTGGCTGCTCGCACCTCGCTGACGACCACCGCCGCAGATCCGCAAGCCGGGACCATGGCGGTGGGCGCAGCCGAGACGAGCGCTGAGGTGCCGTTCTTGCATTGGCGAGTGTCGCCGGCGGTTGCAGGCTCGTCCTTCCAGGTCGAGTATCAGGCGCGCTCGGGCACGTCGATCTTCGGGTTCGTCTGGTGGGGCCGCTGGTCCAGCTGGTCGAGCATCGTGATCAGCGACTGTGAACGCGCGTGTGGCACACACGATCTCGACCCTGACCGGGGCGAGTTCCAGGTCACGCACATCGGTACCCACCGCGTAGCGAACGACACAGCCGCTTCGCAGTTCCGGTATCGCGTCACCCCTGCGACTGCTCCGGCAGGCTACGAGTGGAGCAACGCTGACGCACGCCCATCGGCACAGGGAGCGAACCCGGGAGGAGCCGCCAACCTCGGGGTCTTCGAACTGGGGTTGAACCCACCGGCGACGTGCACCGCCGGGACGTTCTATGCACTCACGACGACCGGCAGTGTTCAGGAAGTCACTTCGCGCGGCACCATCAGTGAGTTCGGGCGCTTCGTCGGCGTCCCCGACGGTGCGCAGATGAACAGTCTCGGCATCGGCTCAGGGGGCTCTGTCGTGTACGCCCTCGAGCGCCAGAGCGGTAGCGCGTCGGGTGCCGAGGCGATCCACAGGTACTCCGTGCAGGACGGTTGGCAGCGGCTGCCGAACACGTCGGTCGTCGACGAGGTTTCCTTCATTGCGGGTGCCGTCAACCTGGCCGACGGCCGGTACTACTTCGGCGGCTACCGCGGCACCGGGGCCAGCACATCGTTCGAGCTGTGGGTGTTCGACCCCACCACTGGCCGCTCGTCGGTGCGTGGCTCGTTCAACACGGCGCTCACCAGCACGACAGGCCGCAACAGCAACGGTGACATCGCGTTCGACGTGTTGGGCAACCTCTTCGTCGTGCAGGACGTCTTCACGAGTCAAGGTGCCCGCCATGGCTCGCGCATCTACACTGTGCCGGCCGCTTCGGTTCGGGCGGGAGGCGCGCTGGCCACGACGGTGACGTCACCCAACTTCTCGGGCTTGAGCACGGCGGTCAACGGTGCCGCATTCGATGGCAACGGCACCATCATTCTGGGTAATTCGAACACGGCGCGGGTCTACGACCCCGCCGTCGGGGCGCTCCGCACCGGTAGCGTTACGACATCGCTGCCGACGAGCGGCGACCTCGCGAGCTGTCTCTCTCCGGCGACTCTCACCGTCGAGAAGCACGTCGTCGGACGAGTCGCTTCTGGCGACCAGTTCACACTCTCTGTGTCTCGCGGCGCGACGCTAGTCGCGTCGGCGAGGACTTCCGGCGTCGCAAACGGACTGCAGGAGGAGCAGGTCGGACCGGTCACGGTCCTCACCGGCCAGACGTACTCGATCGCCGAGACTGCAACGTCGAACGCCGACCGGTACGCGTCGACTTACTCGTGCCGCGACGAGAACGATCTCGAGGTGGCATCGGGAGATGGCACGTCCGGGACGGTCGCGATACCACCGCGCGGTGGCGCGTCGATCGTGTGCACGTTCAGGAATGCGCCGCTGACTGGTTCCGTCGTCGTGCGGAAGATCATCGAAACCACGTCGGGCGTGCGGTCACCCGTTCGCGACTGGCAGGTCTCGGCCGGCGTGCAGGCCTCGAGCGGAGTAGTCGACGTCGACAGCACGGTGACCCAGCGGACGAGCGCCCAGGGCGAGGCACGCTGGAACTTGTCGTTCGGATCGTCCGCCGCGCGGGCCAGCGTCTCCATCGCCGAAGTGCAGCAGGACGGCTACGCGTTCCGAGAGGGAGCGTGCCTCGTCACGCCCATATCCGGTGAGCCGACGACGGTGACCCTACGGAACTCGCCGGAGGACGTGGTGAGAGGCATCGCTCCCGGCACGAGCGTTGAGTGCGAATTCGTCAACCGCGAGCTGCCGACGACGCTGACATTGGTCAACACCATCGACTTTGGGAGCGCTTCCACTTCGCAGTGGACGTTGATCGGGGCCAATCCGCACGACCCATTGCCGGGACCCAGTGGCGCGACTGGCGTCACGGCCAGCGTCAGCCCGGGGGTGGCTTACGAGCTGGACGCACGGGGCCCGGCAACGTACGCGCAGATCGGCACATGGGTGTGTCGAGATCAAGACGGCGACGCAGTGTCCGTCGCAGCATCCGGTGTCGCGCTCGAGAAGGGCACGCAAGCTACTTGCACCGTCACTCACTCAACGGCGCACATGACGCTCTTGAAGCACATCGACGCATCGAACGGCGGTGCGCTCAAGCCCGAGATGTTCACGCTCCAGGCGGCGCCCGACAGCTTCGACGGGCTCTCCATCACATCGGTGCGCGGCAGTGAGACCGAGATCGCGAACGGCGTGAACGCGAACCGCTTCGATGTCCGCCCGGGCCACGGCTACACGCTCACCGAGACGAGCGACTTGGCAGCTCTGGGGCTGAGGCTCGAGCGGCGGACAGGCTTGAACACCTGGGTCACCGTGACGAACCCCGCGGTGCAGGTGCCCGCCGGTCAGCACTACGTCTACCGCTTCGTCAACGCCCCGGTGCCGGCGCTCGCGCTGCCGCTCACCGGCGGCATCGGCTCCGACAGCTACGTGCTGGGCGGTGGAGCCCTCGTGCTGCTCGCCCTCGCGTTCCCCCTCTTCCGCTCGCGCCGGTCGGCACAGCGAGAGCCGGGGCTCGTGGCGAGCCCCACCACCAAGACCCCGTCCATCAACTTGCTCTTTGCACGTATCCAGAAAGGAACTGCCGCCATGGCAACCATCAAGAAGAGCCGTGCGGCGCGCATCGCCGCCGGCCTCGGCGCGGCCGCGATCGCGACCGTGACGATCCTCGGCGGGGCGCTGCCCGCATCCGCCGCGGCGAACATTGATCCGGCCCCCCCGGTCTCGCCGTCTATCACCATCCACAAGCACGAGCAGCCCGCTACTCCGGGTCAGGCCGGCACCGGCAGCCCGACCGACCCTGTGGCCGGTGAGCCGATCGCGGGCGTGCAGTTCTCCATCCAGCGCGTCACGAACCTGGATGTTCTTGACAACACGACGTGGGATCTGCTGCGCGCGGACCGTGCGGGCGGCGCCTTGGACGCGAATGAGGTGCTCTTTGAGAACCCCAGCGCGTATACCGTCGCGCCTCTGGCCGACGCGTCCAACGCGTGGACTGTCACCACGGCGACCGACGGCGTCGTCGAGCAAAACCTACCGCTCGGCATCTACCTGGTGCGTGAGCTCAACGCTCCGGCGTCTGCCGGCGTCGTCATCCCGGCCCAGCCGTTCCTCGTCGCCGTGCCGCAACCGGCCGCTGATGGCACCTGGAACTACAACGTGCACGTGTTCCCCAAGAACACCGTGACGGACGTCGTCAAGCACGCCGACGTGTTCGCCCAGGAGGGCCTCGGCTCGGACGTCACCTGGACGCTGGACATCGGCGTCCCGGCGGCAGTCGAAGGCACGCGCCTCAACAGCTTCGTCATCAAGGACAAGCTCGATCCGCGGCTGACATACAACGTCGCGGATGCCTCGGCGGTCTCCGTGCGAGTCGGAACCGACGTGCTGACGCGCGTCGACGACTACGAGGTGACCCTCGCCGACAACACCGTCTTGATCACCTTCAGCGAGTCCGGCCTTCAGGCGCTCCGAGACAACCGCGGCGCCCGCGTGGCTGTCACGCTCGTGACCGAGGTCTCGTCCTTCACCGCGGCGAACGGGACGATCGCGAACACCGCTTCTGTCATTGTGAACGGCGCCGAGGTCTTGTCGAACGTCGCCAACGACTACTGGGGCGGGATCGAGCTGCAGAAGCACGACGACAACGGGCAGCCGCTAGCCGACGCAGTCTTCGAGGTCCGCGACGCGAACGGTGACGCAGTCGCAATTGGTGACCGAACCGAGTTCCGCAGCAATTCGGACGGCATCGTCGAGATCCATGGTCTTCGGACGAACGCGGCCGGCAACGCCCAGTACACCGTCGTGGAGATCGCAGCCCCCGCTGGATACCGCCTCGGCACGCAGACCTCATGGAACATCGAAGTGCCCCTCGGCGCGCCTTCGGGCGTCGAACTGACGGTCGTCAACGAGCAGGTGCCCGCCTACGCCCTCCCCATCACCGGTGGCAGCGGCCAGGCCGCCTTCATGATCGGCGGCGCCGGCCTCATCCTCGGCGGGCTCGGCTTCGTGCTGCTCCGCCGCCGCAAGGCCCAGGCCGAGAACCAGGCCTGATCCAGACCGAGCCCCCGCAGCAGCGACCCCAGCCGCCGCTGCGGGGGCTCGACCCTTTCCAAGAGGAGCAGCATGACCGCCATCGCAGCAGCGCCGGCACCGGCCAACCCCGCCGCCGCGCCGCAGCGCCGCCGGCGCAAGGCGAGCGCGACCTCGTTGGTCGCCGCGCTGATGGTGATGGCGGGCGTCGCGATCCTGCTCTACCCGACGATCGCGAGCTGGTTCTCGCAGCTCGAGCAATCG is a window of Agrococcus sp. Marseille-Q4369 DNA encoding:
- a CDS encoding TetR/AcrR family transcriptional regulator C-terminal domain-containing protein, translated to MTKRSTSKPASAAPTRRLSQELVIDAALAHIDRSGPHGLTMRSLAQDLGVEAMALYRYVHGKEDLLEGVVNRLMGDLTAELDDELAEHWQGFLQMFAHRVRRIAIEHPKAFPLVATRHPAAPWLRPPLRSVEVVETLLSTLVQQGFSDQQAVTTYRLFSSFLLGQLLLESSVRGADTGPVEEPLDEGDATIPHADGELTLDDAPEVLRLRPLLSEDRSDEEFEISLEALIDRLDRELSQ
- a CDS encoding NAD(P)-binding domain-containing protein, which gives rise to MAVREQGERRAAVVVVGAGQAGLSAGYHLQQRGFASAIDEREAERTFVMLDADAAPGGAWQHRWESLRMSTVNGIFDLPGFPQPPIDPAEPSRTAVPRYFAAFEREMALPILRPVAVHAVERADDDPEGELLVESSGGRWRTRAIINATGTWNNPVLPHYPGAERFLGRQLHTRDYTSAVEFAGQRVAVVGGGISAVQLLEELSRVADTRWYTRREPVFLEGDFEPEITGRKVIEQVTADAEAGRPTGSVVSYTGLIWTPYARAAKARGALERRPMFVSIEPHGVREADGTLTTVDAILWATGFKADLAHLEPLALRNELGAVQVRGTRVVEEPRVHLIGFGPSQSTVGANRAGRAAARELDRLLSRADDRALAASGQRRSVEA
- a CDS encoding HAD-IIA family hydrolase, translating into MRTRADIECWLTDMDGVLVKEEHPLPGAQELLEQWQSQGVEFLVLTNNSIFTPRDLSARLRASGLVVPEERIWTSALATADFLHDQMPGGSAYVIGEAGLITALHDAGFTMTDTDPDFVVVGETRSYSFEAITKAIRLIADGARFISTNPDATGPSEAGILPATGAINALITKATGRVPYIVGKPNPMMFRSALNKIGAHSEVTGMIGDRMDTDIVAGMEAGLHTVLVMTGISNAALVETYPFRPDEMLAGVHELVERAPVESELDEPHVDV
- a CDS encoding SpaH/EbpB family LPXTG-anchored major pilin; translation: MRTRTFAARRSFRAVATAIVLATAVVLPLTPLAPSAAEASATSTAPQPVPPPEPTAAPEPPVASVATEPTPAARPTPEPAPTPTLTPTPAPTAGRVAPAPASSAAPELGGASPMTATSDEVAARTSLTTTAADPQAGTMAVGAAETSAEVPFLHWRVSPAVAGSSFQVEYQARSGTSIFGFVWWGRWSSWSSIVISDCERACGTHDLDPDRGEFQVTHIGTHRVANDTAASQFRYRVTPATAPAGYEWSNADARPSAQGANPGGAANLGVFELGLNPPATCTAGTFYALTTTGSVQEVTSRGTISEFGRFVGVPDGAQMNSLGIGSGGSVVYALERQSGSASGAEAIHRYSVQDGWQRLPNTSVVDEVSFIAGAVNLADGRYYFGGYRGTGASTSFELWVFDPTTGRSSVRGSFNTALTSTTGRNSNGDIAFDVLGNLFVVQDVFTSQGARHGSRIYTVPAASVRAGGALATTVTSPNFSGLSTAVNGAAFDGNGTIILGNSNTARVYDPAVGALRTGSVTTSLPTSGDLASCLSPATLTVEKHVVGRVASGDQFTLSVSRGATLVASARTSGVANGLQEEQVGPVTVLTGQTYSIAETATSNADRYASTYSCRDENDLEVASGDGTSGTVAIPPRGGASIVCTFRNAPLTGSVVVRKIIETTSGVRSPVRDWQVSAGVQASSGVVDVDSTVTQRTSAQGEARWNLSFGSSAARASVSIAEVQQDGYAFREGACLVTPISGEPTTVTLRNSPEDVVRGIAPGTSVECEFVNRELPTTLTLVNTIDFGSASTSQWTLIGANPHDPLPGPSGATGVTASVSPGVAYELDARGPATYAQIGTWVCRDQDGDAVSVAASGVALEKGTQATCTVTHSTAHMTLLKHIDASNGGALKPEMFTLQAAPDSFDGLSITSVRGSETEIANGVNANRFDVRPGHGYTLTETSDLAALGLRLERRTGLNTWVTVTNPAVQVPAGQHYVYRFVNAPVPALALPLTGGIGSDSYVLGGGALVLLALAFPLFRSRRSAQREPGLVASPTTKTPSINLLFARIQKGTAAMATIKKSRAARIAAGLGAAAIATVTILGGALPASAAANIDPAPPVSPSITIHKHEQPATPGQAGTGSPTDPVAGEPIAGVQFSIQRVTNLDVLDNTTWDLLRADRAGGALDANEVLFENPSAYTVAPLADASNAWTVTTATDGVVEQNLPLGIYLVRELNAPASAGVVIPAQPFLVAVPQPAADGTWNYNVHVFPKNTVTDVVKHADVFAQEGLGSDVTWTLDIGVPAAVEGTRLNSFVIKDKLDPRLTYNVADASAVSVRVGTDVLTRVDDYEVTLADNTVLITFSESGLQALRDNRGARVAVTLVTEVSSFTAANGTIANTASVIVNGAEVLSNVANDYWGGIELQKHDDNGQPLADAVFEVRDANGDAVAIGDRTEFRSNSDGIVEIHGLRTNAAGNAQYTVVEIAAPAGYRLGTQTSWNIEVPLGAPSGVELTVVNEQVPAYALPITGGSGQAAFMIGGAGLILGGLGFVLLRRRKAQAENQA